From the genome of Malus sylvestris chromosome 6, drMalSylv7.2, whole genome shotgun sequence, one region includes:
- the LOC126627467 gene encoding plant intracellular Ras-group-related LRR protein 5-like, translated as MGAKPKLKEEPPSPALVETVEEIMKLYKSLPPRPSIEEVEAALSVLETVANEEQAKLEEISKLEKPKDVPQELFDVLQKSKKTVVLFQSHEQRKEASYVVETDKLFHTFDDLIQRASGLVSGDVPSQNHVDFSDPVEKVGREAVIRDQSLVKKKKMGYEEDEKDGFKGLVSSASTLSSGVVDSGKLSLMKVAAVIENTAKSGEVVLDLGGKLVDQMEWLPVSLGKLSDVTELNLSENRIMALPPTIGGLKALTKLDIHSNQLVNLPESFGELSNLTDLDLHANMLKSLPASFGNLINLLNLDLSSNKFTHLPDVIGKLASLKLLNVETNELQELPYTIGSCTSIVELHLDFNELRALPEAVGKIESLEVLTLHYNRIKALPTTIGNLNNLKELDISFNELESIPENLCFAVNLKKLNVANNFADMRALPRSIGNLELLEELDISDDQIRTLPNSFKMLSKLRIFRADETPMEVPPREVIKLGAQAVVKYMADLEAKRESAAFQALKQKNKKGFWFWFCSKLCSIGGNSANN; from the exons ATGGGTGCCAAACCCAAGCTCAAGGAAGAACCACCATCCCCGGCCCTTGTAGAAACAGTTGAAGAAATCATGAAGCTGTACAAGTCGCTGCCACCGAGGCCCTCCATTGAAGAGGTCGAAGCAGCCTTGTCCGTCCTCGAAACAGTGGCCAACGAGGAGCAAGCGAAGCTCGAGGAGATATCGAAGCTAGAGAAACCGAAAGACGTTCCCCAAGAACTCTTCGATGTGTTGCAGAAGTCGAAGAAGACCGTGGTTTTGTTTCAGAGCCACGAGCAGAGGAAGGAGGCTTCATATGTGGTTGAGACTGACAAGTTGTTTCACACCTTTGATGATCTTATCCAGAGAGCTTCCGGGTTGGTTTCGGGTGATGTTCCGAGTCAGAATCATGTTGATTTCAGTGACCCGGTTGAGAAAGTTGGGAGGGAAGCTGTGATCCGTGATCAAAGtttggtgaagaagaagaagatgggatATGAAGAAGATGAGAAAGATGGCTTTAAGGGTTTGGTGAGCAGTGCTTCCACTCTTTCTTCAG GTGTCGTGGACTCTGGAAAGTTAAGCCTAATGAAGGTGGCAGCTGTGATTGAAAACACCGCTAAAAGTGGGGAAGTAGTTCTTGATCTTGGAGGAAAGTTAGTAGATCAAATGGAGTGGCTTCCTGTATCCCTTGGGAAGTTGTCAGATGTAACCGAATTGAACTTGTCTGAAAACCGAATCATGGCTCTTCCGCCCACGATCGGTGGCCTTAAAGCCTTGACAAAGCTTGACATTCACTCGAACCAGCTGGTAAACCTTCCAGAGTCATTTGGTGAGTTGAGCAATCTCACTGATCTTGACCTCCATGCAAACATGTTGAAATCTCTGCCGGCCTCTTTCGGGAACTTGATTAACCTCCTTAACCTCGATTTGAGTTCAAACAAGTTCACCCATTTGCCCGATGTAATCGGGAAATTGGCCAGTTTAAAGCTACTGAATGTTGAAACAAATGAGCTTCAGGAATTGCCTTACACAATTGGATCCTGCACATCAATTGTTGAGCTACATTTGGATTTCAACGAGCTAAGAGCTCTTCCGGAGGCAGTTGGAAAGATCGAAAGCTTAGAGGTTCTTACACTTCACTATAACAGAATCAAAGCGTTGCCAACAACAATTGGTAATCTTAACAACCTCAAGGAGCTTGACATTAGCTTCAACGAACTCGAATCCATACCCGAAAACTTGTGCTTTGCAGTGAACCTCAAGAAGCTGAATGTGGCAAACAACTTTGCAGACATGAGAGCCTTGCCGCGGTCAATTGGTAATCTTGAGTTGCTTGAAGAGTTGGATATCAGTGATGATCAGATCAGAACTTTACCGAACTCTTTCAAAATGTTGTCGAAACTGAGAATTTTTCGCGCCGATGAGACACCTATGGAAGTTCCACCAAGAGAAGTGATAAAACTGGGTGCCCAG GCTGTTGTGAAGTACATGGCAGATCTTGAGGCCAAGAGAGAGAGTGCTGCTTTTCAAGCATTGAAGCAGAAGAATAAGAAGGGATTTTGGTTCTGGTTTTGCTCAAAACTTTGCTCCATTGGTGGTAATTCTGCCAACAACTAG